CAGAGTGCAGTCGTTGACTTCTCTTTGATCGATCCTTCCGTTCTCGTGGTTTTGCGAATAGGATTGACCGAAAGGCAGTCAGGCTCGAGTACGGGTCGAAGAAATCGACCAAGAGCTGAAACTCGCCTATTACGAGTCCCCTCATTGAAAGGCATCAGACATGGCAAATCCATGTTTTTAACCAAGCGAAGAACCGCTTTCGAGAACAATCTTTGTTCTTAAGGTTCAAGGAAGTTCAAGTTACTCTGTACGTTATGAACATTTCACACACGTGAACACGATCGATCATCGTTACAAAAATAGACACCATGTGACAGTGACTTATTTCGATACTACGGGCAACATATACAAGATACACGCTAAATAATTAGTGAAGCTTCGTTTCTCTGAAcaaatatattccttttttattattcgatcagAGGTAGTAAATTTTCTTATGCAACTTCtgattcgaatttttgttgaaaataacaTTTGTCGTTAAATCAATCTGAATGCTCGAATCGTCCAAAATATACGGAACGATCTCCCCTTCGAATCGTGCCAGGTtcctttgttttgtttttactttgaaaattttttctaagcaTATACATACACGAGTTTACGAGCTAACGACGTTATCATAATGGTTATAAACGTAAATGTGTTTCGATATCGACAAATGATTTAAACGTGTAAATgacgtaatttttattatacatcgcATTTATAAATCGTGCGTTTGACGCTTAACATAACGcgtatccaattttattttccgatCTTTGATCTGACCTGGTGCACGTTTCAAAACCgaatcatcgtcgtcgtcgtcgtcgtcgtcgtctcacatttgaatgaataatgggtgagaattattttaaaattcatatttaaaacgatCGAAAGAGATTCACCTTTGTATCTGTGTTGTAAAAGTCTGAgcgtaaaaaaaaggaagaaaaaaaagaaatacgaacggaaagttaaaaattaattgttacatatcatattttcgaaaaagataaattttcacgTAACAGACGTTTCAGACGTGGATTATCTCGTTTCATTTGCTCGATGGTCTAATCGATGATTAAAGTCAAGATAAAGAGTTtcgtaaaattaatctattttaatgtattatttgaCTTAGAATCGACAATTAATCTTTGATAATTGTTATAAGATAATTGTCGCAAACATCGTTCCCTCATtagatgattaaataaaatacttaattcctttcaaagataattaaattttataagatatattccCAATTGCGTGTACGCCCTTGCACGACAAATAATTATCTGTCCTTAATTGTGAATCACGTGACATGGGCTCCGGCACGTGAATCTCTCTTATGCAATCTCTGCTTAAACTCTAAACTATCTTGATCGTGATTCAAACGATTTCAAGAATCGTGTCGTGCTTGTTAACTCCTGATCTTCTTCTCGTCGagcaatttttctctcgacgAAGAAGAATAGATTTTCAACGattggaaagggaaaaaaaaaggaaaaacaatttcgaaaacaACTTcaatttccccctccctcgtcCTCGCTCGAGAATTCTGCAATACTGCGTGCCGTAAGAACAATTTAATCGGGATTCTCCTCGAGTCGAGTTTATTATCGTTCAAGGGTTGGTCGTCGAACgagataatattcttttctaattcgCAACAAGCGAATGACGAGCTTCGTTTTCCAATCgtggaaatatttctatatcattTGATCATTTCGCGGAGAATAATCGTCGGAAAATAATCGTCGATCTAATGGTACAGTGAACGTCACTAACGTCTTATAAGCGCGAGGAACTTTCGCGAAGTTATTTTCCTCAGGGCGGCGCACACGCACGCGCATCGTGTATGcgtgcgtgcgcgcgcgcgcgtgtgtgtgtgtcctCTATTTTACGTTTCTACGAAAGAAGGTGAAAAGGTATCTCGCGTTCGACATAGAAAGtcaatattcaattcaatccTCGCTGGGAGCGCGACTGTGAAATTATCGCGTAATTGTGTTAGAGTATTTTATGATCTCCTTCGAGATATTGGTTCGTGGCCACGATATATACGTGCGTTGCGAGGAGAATTATGCAAGCGTCTTCCAATGTGTGACGTTCCATTATCCTTTCGTGCATTGTATATAcgcgaatataatatttgtaaaaatatatttattattttcatgtctcgcatcttttcttctttttttttctttttcagaataAAACGTAAAATGATGGCCAAGTACGAGATCCTCGGTTCGAGTTGATCGAGGATTTTTCCCTTTTAGAAAAGATCGAATCGACCAAAGCGTTgattgaagagagagagagagagagagagagagagagaggaaagagagaagaattgAATATACGAGTTCGAGAGTATCGAGAGGCGTAAAAACCAGCCATGGATCCTTACTCGTTAAGGTTAGTCTTAAGAAAATATGTTCACGTTGCTTCATAACAATTTACAGAGATAAATTGGACGCAAAGGGGAAAAGAAATCgcttgattaatataataatggcgAGCATACAGCCTTTGTAATGAACTGTCTGAATAAGAAATGATGTCATTCTTCGATTTCTTAATTATCTCGAGTTGTATGCacgattaatttaacattgtaTCCATAACCAATGAAACgggattataaattattctcctTTCGTGAGCAGatggtatttataaaatagaccgatccatccatccatccatccatccgtccgtccgtccatcCGTCGCAGGTACAATCCTCTGAACAGGTTTTCGAAAGACGGTTCACAaagattttttcctttttcctttgtcATCATCCTCTCTATCCCCTTTCAATTCCGTGAGCCAGGGTCGTGAAAAATCCTAACCGGGATAAATCCtgcttttcttttccctttcttaaCCTTCCAGATTATCCGTGTGCTTTTCCATTTCTCGAAGGTAGAAAACCATTTTGTTCCCTTCaccatttgtaaaaatttctatttcttataaCTGTTTATCATTgcgaaacgaaatataattctaataattataaagacgtttacaatattttatcaatattttaaatatctaataatctttaaccaattactttttttttttttttcatttttttttttctttatcaaaccGTAATTTGAGCTTGCAACGTGTCACACGAACTGTGGCATGCTATTGTTCCGTGAAAAGAGGTTCTCAAAACTATTTGCTTAGTTGACTTTGTAGACCGATTGGTTTCTGTTTCATAACACCTAGTAAGGATAATCGAGAATTCAGAGGATGACGACATCTCGTATCGAAACTACATATGTACTTGCATACGCGTGTATAATTCTCGCTCGATTGTCCTCGAGCGAGAGAGGAACCTAATCGAATcttttcgttttcgtttcttGCCCACGTACAACAATGCAAGCGGATTTTGGAAAGTGTCCTTCACCATTCACCTTTCTTCTTCGTGATCGATGTTCGACCGATGATCGTATTTCATTCAACgacgaaacatttttcatcgaataatttttaacggaatcgacgatcgatttttttcttttcttttcttttcttttttttcatcaacgcGACATTAAACGAAAACACGTGACTCGTTCGAAGGAATAACAGGAAGATTCATTCTGGAACCAGTTTTGCCGgcgtataatgtatatatataaattgtcgaTGCTTCCTTGTCTCTTCGAGACGgggcgagagaaagaaaagttgttgtaatttttctttcccgtttttcttttctctatttttgacgggttgaaaaaaaaaaaagaaagaaaaaattacccAAGCAAGTGACTGTATaaaacgcaaaaaaaaagtatctaaaaagaagaagaaaaaaagtctcGTTGAACATTGatcacgttaaaaaaaaaaagaaacgaatgattcaatttctttaaacgCAATCAATCTACACGAATCGACTTGTTTTTCGCAGTttcaattttggaaattaaactTTGACCTAATATTGTCATACGTTTCCTGCTAATATGGTTAATTCGTGTAGACCGTCGTCTCTTATATAAACGGTGTATAGCGAGACTTGTAAACAGAGGACGAACGTAGGATcgagttaatatttaaaagccaAACAGGCTACTGTTTCCTTAGATGAAATTACCacgaaattaatgaattaacgtttgaaattaacgaaatgtttaatttttctttcttttttttttcgtccctcccttctctccggttaattttaatcgaatgtaataataataataataataataatggttgAAATCGAGGGAGAATCGAGCGAGGCAAGATTGCATTCTTTCGCCACAATGTAGGAAATACAGCGTATATACCGGTAGGTGTTCTACTTCCACCATCCATTTACAATCCGCCGTTGAATAGGTCAATTACTGTTACCGTGATATGTACTAGGTTGAAATGAAACAAGGCGCGAGGATCGATTGGCGACTTCGCATGATCGGCTGATCGTCGAGCGTAAACGTCGCTCGTTacaaacattgaaatttttgcattGTTGTTTctcaaatgttttttttttatcttatcattTGTTGTAGCCAAACGACACGTCAAACTTCATTACGTCACGCAATGAAACACGCattacgcgtatatatatatatatgtataaatatatatatatacatacacgttcaaattaattttttcttttcttaacgaaatgatgataaataatcgatcgataataataaaatcttgataagtttttaagataattcttAACgtaagtttctttctttttttttctacaatataaaattactattttcttaattggtaaaaaaaaaaaaaaaaaaaaaaaatgcgaagAAGAGAACTCGCTATCTCTACCTGACAGGAAGCTAGGGTTAAAATAGTATAGGATGACGTCACCTGATAATCTTTCGTATGATAAGGAGTTTAGTACTTACGGTgcttatatttcgatttttattttatttttttattttttttttcatttcgataaaatcatataaatggaCTAAAACGAAATAGAATGTTTATAACgttgtattaaaattgttagttGTACGTGATACTGTGGTTTAATCAAGGCATGGCTGTCCGCAAATTCGCCAAATATTCCGTTCCTTGTAATGGACACTCGTCATATTTGCCGCTTCTCcgttttatatttcagaaGAGTAAGGCTAAGGCTAAAGATGTCAGCGCTTAAAAcacacagatatatatatatataatattagctCCTTCTATTCTTAGGAAAgctgtttaatattattggaacGAGTTTTTTTCTCAGTCAAGTGTCAACTAGTGCAATTGCGGAATTTCGATGTATGTATCGTGTGAAAGTTtatcgtatatgtatatatatacacatatattgtataaagattaattaaataaattacgataaaacGATTTTGATATTTACGGAGGGATCGTTCCTTGTCTAAACATTGAACACGCTCGacgataatatcataattagtCTTTGTCGTGTTTGCTTATGCACGATTCTCCCAGTATATACTCGCGGTACGTAGCCGTTTCATTGATAATTCATTGCAATTGTCTTATTGATTTCTACTGTTCGACTGTTGTTTCGTATCGTATATTGTTTGCTTGCGcgaaagaaattatcaaaCACGATTCCACATGATACAATTGCCGTTTCAAACATCGCTCGAGCCAGCGATAATTTAATCttgacaaattattattagagtgTTGGTAAGTGATGTGCAGGAGACTCTAAAGAATCCGTGCGCCTCGACGATTACCTTGACTGAAGAAATACGTATATGTGCGCGCACAGCGAGGGACGGCGAGCTAACGCGCTAAGATGCTCTTTTTCTAAATGCTGCGTTTTCTTCATCGAGACAAAATCGATACCGGGGGGGAACCGGGGCGCCTCTGCCGGATCAGAAACGGACGGACATTGTGTACAAATTTATTCGTGTTAGGAAGAGGTTACTTTCATACCCTTCCaactcgataaatatatataatatacgtataaaaatatatatatatttatagaaaatgtatatatagaatatgtgtagaaaaaaaacgacGACGATACATGCCGatgtaaattttcattgaatttatccgagcgaaaaaattatataattgtgacCTATGCAGTTTTTCACACTTAGCAACAAACATTAGactttataatagattttatagcGGGTAATAAATCgaggattaaattaaaaggagGCTTGGTATAATAATATGGTTTGTACagcattatacattattaacattttcttcCATGTGTGGTGTATCCGAATCCGTCGCCGGTGGAAATCCTCGAATAACCGCGCGCGTTAATTCTTCAAGCACTTAATTAAACCGAGTTAAGCTCCAACAGCTTAGTGATATATAACGCGTTTCTAGCTACTGTTACACAACCACGTACTGTTTTCGTGCGGGAGCGATCTGGATGTCATTGCTCTTGCCTGGAAACCAAACGTGATACGTGTATGTATACGTGCGCTTGTTGTGTATCCTCTTTATCCAAAGGCAAGGTTTAGTAATCACACGATACATTGTCTAATAATCGCATCTGTCGTTATTTAAATCGACGCTCGAACccgttttttccttcgatgTTGTTCTCGgtcatcgatcgatttaagTTGGATCAACTTGTCGCAATAAATCGCCAGCTGTTATAAATCTATTCGCAATTACTAACGCAGACATAAACATCGTGCATGCGTGATAAAAACCGATTCGCGTGATGTCACTGTTACGAAAGAAATGGACGCAACAGTAATAGTAGTGGtagtagtggtggtggtggtggaaaCTGTACAGTTTTGAAATTGTCGATActcgagaaaatattaattaggaAAGAAACTTTAATCAACGCACTGTAACCAGATAGAGTTGAAACATTAAGAAACGAAAACATTTTTGTCGTGCTAAGTGAGTCATTGCTCGCGGCGATTTATCTATGTTGTATATTCCACGATCTAGCCttgaagttaataaaaaaaaattcaaaagcatTTATAAAcgtttataaatcatatcgcCGGGGAAACAAATACATATTCGTACCTCATTTAACATCCTTTATCGGATGTTTTGTcgtctttgatattttaattatcgtacAGAGAGAAGAATAGAACGTTGTTTATACGTGTTTTCGTGTTTCAGTGTTGAACGCGAGGCGTCGAAGAATATCGaggaaaatgaaagagaatGCTTCAAAGATGCGATCGTGTCGAGCAGAAGTCTCAACAAAGGCTTTGTCGAGCCTACCAACATTAAAAATGCCATACCCGAGGTATAACATCATCGAGGAAATATCtttcgaaggagaaaaaaaaaaaaaaaaaaaaaaaaagaaagaaacgaacttAAAATACTTAATCGAATCTTTCCCTTAGATCGCTTCCTGTATCATTGCCGCGTCTTTCCACATATCGGTAGGATTAGCCATGGCATATTCGGCTATACTGATTCCTCATCTCGAAGATCAAGATGCGGAATTGCACGCAACCCAAGAGCAGACTTCCTGGATcggtaaataatttcttaacgtAAAAAGAGTTATTCAATCAGTGCGAAAATTTTGTgtgaaaatcattgaaaacaATTGATTTTCAGCCAGCGTGGTTGTAGTTTGCACGCCTTTGGGCGCCGTGCTAGGCGGATTTTTAATGGAGACAGTGGGAAGGTTGCGCACCCTTCAATACGGTGCCATACCTTTCGTTGCAAGCTGGATTCTTATTGCGCTTTCGACCAATATCCCGATGGTTTTGGTTGGTCGATTGTTAGCAGGCTTGGCCACGGCTATGGCAACATCGCCAGCCATTGTTTACATCACCGAGGTCGCGCGGCCGGAACTCAGAGGCTCGATGATATCTTTCGGCCCAACTTTAGCCTCGTTTGGCATGGTGCTTTCGTACTTAAAAGGTGCCTACATTGACTGGAGAATTGTTGCCTGGCTCAGCATCGTTTACGCGGTCGTGCCAGTTATTCTGGTGCAATTTTTCGTCCCGGAATCGCCTGTATGGCTCGTTTCAAAAGGACGGTTAGATGATGCGAAGAAATCTTTGGAATggtaaggaaaaaaaggacagAAACGTAGATAAGTAGATGAAACaaggatgaaaatttttgcgaCGTGTGTCAAATTTGTTTCGTACACACGTATGTataggaagaaagagaagtatattctaaatgataatattttgttttaattgtagGTTGTACAAACGCGAGGAGAAGCAAGGAAAAGTGTCCGCCGCGGAAGCACAATTTATCACAATCTTAAAAGAGAACGAGATAAAATTAAGCGAGCAAAGAAAAAGCAAGCATGGAGGTATCTCTACCAAGCTGAGAGGATTTTTGAAACCAACAGGATGGAAACCAATGATGATACTTTTCCTATTCTTCTCCTTTCAACAATTTTCTGGCATCTATATTACTCTTTTCTACGCTGTTACATGGTTCCaagtaaaatatcaattgtcCTCGATTTTCTACTCCCAAGTATTGTAAATCGTTGATTATACGTTTGATAATTACCATAATTTTACTGTCATTCAGGAAGTTGGTTCCGGTGTGGATGCGTATATAGCCTCGATTCTAGTCGGTGTAACCCGTTTTCTATGTTCGATGGTGAACACCTGGTTATTAAGACGATACAAGAGGCGACTCCTATGTATAATTTCATCCTTGGGAATGACTCTTTGTATGGGTGTTTCTGGTTACTTCACTTATCTTATTAAGAATGGCGATCGTTCCGGAAATTGggtatggaaataaaattattatacgtcgttgaacgaagaaaattaaataaaaaatcattttcatgtTGTCCATCTTACGTTTCTAGGTTCCCGTTTTATGCCTGTTACTCTACGTTTGCACGTCTATGGTCGGTATGCTGACTATTCCATGGACAATGACGGCCGAATTGTTCCCAACTGAAATCCGAGGAATCGCCCATTCCATTAGTTATTCCATAGCCAATTTACTCATGTTTTCTGCCCTGCAGAGTTACAGAAGTTTGCAAGATTTTCTGGGTGGTATgtgtatacaatattttatttataatgtatctccttcgtcgatttttatacatttttttatcatcacaGGGTCTCATGCCGTGCAATGGTTTTTTGCTGGCGTTTCGTTAGCAGCCGTCGTTTTCGTATGGTTGTTACTTCCAGAGACTCATGGTAAGAAACTCTCCGAGATCGaggaatatttccaaaatcatTTCCTAGCTGTCGGAGCTGAAGCAAAGACAAGGAAACGAAGAAGACAGAGAAGAGCGCAACGAAACGCCAAATCGTCCGCTACGCAACCATTGAATCCTAAAACTATACAAAACGTGTAAATTTCTCTTCCATGAGGCTGGAATCGTAAGATGCAAAGAATTCCTAGCCAGAGAATACGTATTAGCGTATACTCTATACATGACACACAAATTATCTTTTAGTTCAAAGTTGTTACCcttgtaaaagataaaatacgcgcccaaatttttataaattatatcgatttactttaatattgttaagatTGTTAGCATTTCGAAAAGTTAAAAAGCGAGAGGCAGGAAAAGGAATCGAAAGTATGTATGAAAgagaacgaaagagagagagagagagagagagagagagagagagagagagagagaaataggaATGTTACGATTACGAAACCGTGTAGTTTCATACTTAAATAACTTGCTTTCACTTAAATaattgcaagaaaaaaaaaatgaactgaggaaaaaaaattgaggatTCTCAATATCGAAGGTAATTctcattgattatatatatattatatattacaaaatcagACTTcgtttattactaattttgaaggaaaattttaaaaaacaattattcaaagaatgaTACAAGCAAAATGAATTCGCAGATTTCTGCAATCGTTGAATTACATTTGTTTTGCGATATATAGCCTCGAGATCCAAATGCTTGCACGTgtgaaatagtatatatataaatgcgtATACAGCAGGaaagatgattaataataCGCACGGCACGCAATGTGATGTTGCCAAGAAAACTAGATGAAAATTTGTACCAAAAATTAGCAAACGATTTTATAGGCGAGATATAAAACAGTATTATAGGTTGATCCGATACAGCCttccatataaaatatacattttatggaTGACCGTAGAggatgaaaagataaaaagatttttgtcCGAGAACAAATGCTGAGTATGTGCCTaagataatcttttttctattgtaCATTGTCTCGCGAAACATCTATATACGTTTGCCGTTTTCAGGCAGGCATAGCATTCCTTTTGGAAATCGATTGTTAACAACTATGctgtgattaaataatatttacaaagaaaattcatataacGTGAAGTGCAGTATTCCGTTCTGCCTGCGAAGCGTACCAtttaaaaagcaaataatatCAAAGCGCAGGCGCTGCGTAAATCACTAACGCCATCTATCGATTCGTTCAAATTTATGGATTCTTCTTTTAGTGACATCCATCgtctatctattatttaaactatagATAGATCTAATATTACGATCGTCACTTTTTGTACGACTTTTTTCACGTTTAATGTTTGTGCTGATATATAcatcattttttatgatatttttataccgAATCGTGTTTTCTTCTAAAACAAATCGTGAACCAAACGTATAAATGTACTTTTTACAAGTTCATTGACCGCCGTCgtacttttattaaatgtgaTAGTCGTAATCGGTGGACCAGATCGAACGTCCGATGTATCTTAAAGTGCCGAATAGATGCTCGAtaagaattatacaaaatcGATCAAGTTGAtcaattgattgatttttatcgtCGAAATTCAGCTTGTCcattcttagaaaaaaaaattaccacaAATTGTTAAAAGATACAATCAAATTCTCGATGAAAGTTGTCGTAATAATGATAAGACGAAAAGATAAACTATTAatctcatattaaaaaaacacgtATATTGTGCGTTAGtttcatttagaaaaaattttgaaatattatatatatatgtatcgagATTGGTTCGACAAGTGCCTTTCTTTTTTGtcgatttattttgtaatataggTATGCGTGAATTATACGAACAGAGTAGAGTTTATGCGAATGTACTTTGTATCGTATTATATAGTATGCTTGTATTCTTcggttatacatatatgtgtacatacatatatacttacATCTATATGTACCATTGTAAAATTTCGTAGaatgtttctaataaaatcgtatttttGGAAACcgcaaaaaattgtaaatttagttaaaaataacCATTCATAGTAAAATGGAAACAACTGATTATCAAacattcgaatgaaaattataacttGTCAATTTAGATacgaattgaagaaatttacgAATATCGACATAAAcgtcaaaaaattttgcattattttaaaattagctatattattataataattataataattattttataaataattttttaactattttttttataaactactTCATATCGaaagtaatttgaataaaatgatgaaatttcagtaattataaattctgaatgttgatcgatcgatgtgaattatgaaaatgtttgtatttactgatatttcgataaaattataatagaaattaacgaTTGTCATAAACgagtttattctatttataaaaaatatgatatatcgaaataatttttaaatg
This region of Apis mellifera strain DH4 linkage group LG14, Amel_HAv3.1, whole genome shotgun sequence genomic DNA includes:
- the LOC408478 gene encoding facilitated trehalose transporter Tret1, translated to MDPYSLSVEREASKNIEENERECFKDAIVSSRSLNKGFVEPTNIKNAIPEIASCIIAASFHISVGLAMAYSAILIPHLEDQDAELHATQEQTSWIASVVVVCTPLGAVLGGFLMETVGRLRTLQYGAIPFVASWILIALSTNIPMVLVGRLLAGLATAMATSPAIVYITEVARPELRGSMISFGPTLASFGMVLSYLKGAYIDWRIVAWLSIVYAVVPVILVQFFVPESPVWLVSKGRLDDAKKSLEWLYKREEKQGKVSAAEAQFITILKENEIKLSEQRKSKHGGISTKLRGFLKPTGWKPMMILFLFFSFQQFSGIYITLFYAVTWFQEVGSGVDAYIASILVGVTRFLCSMVNTWLLRRYKRRLLCIISSLGMTLCMGVSGYFTYLIKNGDRSGNWVPVLCLLLYVCTSMVGMLTIPWTMTAELFPTEIRGIAHSISYSIANLLMFSALQSYRSLQDFLGGSHAVQWFFAGVSLAAVVFVWLLLPETHGKKLSEIEEYFQNHFLAVGAEAKTRKRRRQRRAQRNAKSSATQPLNPKTIQNV